A portion of the Halalkalicoccus tibetensis genome contains these proteins:
- a CDS encoding Gfo/Idh/MocA family oxidoreductase yields the protein MRSYLDEFDRRDWQEESPDGTVRLAVIGLGWFAREQALPGIEKSEFSETTVLVTGSPEASQQLAAENGVEHVLSYEAFHDGEAEDAYDAVYVATPTGRHLEYVETAADLGKAVLCEKPMEKTVERAERLQETCEEAGVPLMVGYRPRLEPDFRRAPAS from the coding sequence ATGCGATCCTATCTCGACGAGTTCGATCGCCGTGACTGGCAGGAGGAATCGCCCGACGGGACGGTACGACTGGCCGTCATCGGCCTGGGCTGGTTCGCCCGTGAACAGGCCCTCCCCGGTATCGAGAAGAGCGAGTTCTCCGAGACGACGGTGCTGGTCACGGGCTCGCCCGAAGCGAGCCAGCAGCTCGCCGCGGAGAACGGCGTCGAGCACGTCCTCTCCTACGAGGCGTTCCACGACGGCGAGGCCGAGGACGCCTACGACGCGGTCTACGTCGCGACGCCGACGGGCCGCCACCTCGAGTACGTCGAGACGGCCGCCGACCTCGGGAAGGCCGTGCTCTGCGAGAAGCCCATGGAGAAGACCGTCGAGCGCGCCGAGCGCCTCCAGGAGACCTGTGAGGAGGCGGGCGTCCCGCTGATGGTGGGTTACCGCCCCCGGCTGGAGCCCGACTTCC
- a CDS encoding PadR family transcriptional regulator gives MNDLTGFQRDLLCVIAGLDEPHGLKLKDVLEEYYDSEVHHGRLYPNLDTLVEKGLVKKGELDQRTNMYVLTDRGRRELEARREWEDQYIDDLSTEAGTTD, from the coding sequence GTGAACGATCTGACGGGGTTCCAGCGCGATCTCCTCTGCGTCATCGCCGGACTCGACGAACCGCATGGCCTGAAGCTCAAGGACGTTCTCGAGGAGTACTACGACAGCGAGGTGCACCACGGACGGCTGTATCCGAACCTCGATACGCTCGTCGAGAAGGGACTGGTCAAGAAGGGCGAGCTCGATCAGCGGACGAACATGTACGTCCTCACCGACCGGGGGCGCCGCGAGCTCGAGGCGCGCCGCGAGTGGGAGGACCAGTACATCGACGACCTGAGTACCGAGGCGGGGACGACCGACTAG
- a CDS encoding glutamate-cysteine ligase family protein has translation MQLSLELEYWTIDSTGALAPATPVLDRIDDLDAESADPLLEVVTDPCDGVAELEAEVTARLREAIDVAREEDRRLVPLSTPLNAGSISTSDGPRTEIQRRVLGERFADATRCAGTHLHIDQIAGAETDQLNLLTALDPAFALVASSGHHRGEAVANCARPHVYRRGCYGDHPELGRLRPYVDDTAEWDERVADSFERFRREAMAEGVDPAAFEEQFTPEDSTWTPVRLREEFGTIEWRAPDVALPGQILRLVTDVRNAVDSVVDRGLEIGGRPGVTGESVTVPEFDRLQEHTRAAIDDGLDAPAVSQYLERMGFDPADYRPIAKECEHVSRLSRERARRLRLRYADRLEWEVEALSDDVSKRAAVPRSKTQRRVPTVRSRTV, from the coding sequence ATGCAACTCAGCCTCGAACTCGAATACTGGACCATTGATAGCACGGGCGCGCTCGCGCCCGCAACACCGGTACTCGACCGTATCGACGACCTCGACGCCGAGAGCGCGGACCCCCTGCTGGAGGTCGTCACCGACCCCTGCGACGGCGTAGCCGAACTCGAAGCGGAGGTCACGGCGCGCCTCCGGGAGGCGATCGACGTCGCCCGGGAGGAGGACCGACGCCTCGTCCCGCTGAGCACACCGCTCAACGCCGGCTCGATCAGCACCAGCGACGGCCCGCGGACCGAGATACAGCGTCGGGTGCTCGGCGAACGGTTCGCGGACGCCACCCGCTGTGCGGGGACGCACCTGCATATCGATCAGATCGCCGGCGCCGAGACCGACCAGCTGAACCTGCTGACCGCGCTGGATCCCGCGTTCGCGCTCGTCGCGAGCTCGGGACACCACCGGGGTGAGGCCGTGGCCAACTGTGCGCGCCCCCACGTCTACCGCCGGGGCTGCTACGGCGACCACCCCGAACTCGGCCGGCTCCGGCCCTACGTCGACGATACCGCGGAGTGGGACGAACGGGTCGCCGACAGCTTCGAGCGCTTCCGGCGGGAAGCGATGGCCGAGGGCGTCGATCCGGCGGCGTTCGAGGAGCAGTTCACCCCGGAGGACTCGACCTGGACGCCCGTCCGGCTGCGCGAGGAGTTCGGGACGATCGAGTGGCGGGCGCCGGACGTGGCGCTGCCCGGCCAGATCCTGCGGCTCGTGACGGACGTCAGGAACGCCGTCGACAGCGTGGTGGATCGGGGCCTCGAGATCGGCGGCCGGCCCGGCGTCACGGGGGAGAGCGTGACGGTTCCCGAGTTCGACCGGCTTCAGGAGCACACCCGGGCGGCCATCGACGACGGACTCGACGCACCCGCCGTCTCGCAGTATCTGGAGCGGATGGGGTTCGACCCCGCGGACTACCGGCCGATCGCGAAGGAGTGCGAGCACGTCTCCCGGCTCTCGCGGGAGCGCGCGAGGCGGCTCAGGCTCCGGTACGCCGACCGGCTCGAATGGGAGGTCGAGGCCCTCTCGGACGACGTGTCGAAGCGGGCGGCGGTCCCCCGGTCGAAGACGCAGCGCCGCGTCCCGACGGTGCGAAGCAGGACCGTCTGA